The following coding sequences lie in one Methylosinus trichosporium OB3b genomic window:
- a CDS encoding FAD-dependent monooxygenase, with the protein MRMIETDVLVIGGGPAGALLFCLLARRGLRATLVERETTAERSFRGETIAARSVVTLRELGFGPALAKHGFVELTGISFWENGERIVRADYRSFPIDALPIDIPQPALIEAFLAAAGGAPRCEVMRATTFLSLVEEDGVVRGAMLKTRDGETLEARGRLVVGADGRFSRTRKASGLEATITPMERDFLWFKLPRPVDWGSEAQLVVERDRHLVILPTFPDLLRVGFNLPKRGFEEIRKRGIDAFRSDIAALDPRLAKLVAAHIQGWQDTSFLEIFTAELREWARDGLVLIGDSSHTATPILGQGVNLAIQDAVLLAPAIAAALSRTANDVVRAAELAEFVAKRRAHKSMVTRFQRAQETSLAESSPLGTWLRRARLRALDLFPLKYRLLDRVLNAPHDMPREAIHVGAV; encoded by the coding sequence CTGCGCGCGACATTAGTCGAAAGAGAGACGACCGCGGAGCGCAGCTTTCGCGGCGAGACGATCGCGGCGCGCTCCGTCGTGACGCTGCGCGAGCTCGGCTTCGGACCGGCGCTGGCGAAGCACGGCTTCGTCGAATTGACCGGCATCTCCTTCTGGGAGAACGGCGAACGCATCGTGCGCGCCGACTATCGGAGCTTTCCGATCGACGCGCTGCCGATCGACATTCCCCAGCCGGCGCTGATCGAGGCGTTCCTGGCGGCGGCGGGCGGGGCTCCGCGATGCGAGGTGATGCGGGCGACAACTTTCCTGTCGCTCGTCGAGGAGGACGGCGTCGTGCGCGGCGCCATGCTGAAGACCCGCGACGGAGAGACGCTCGAAGCGCGCGGGCGTCTCGTCGTCGGCGCCGACGGGCGGTTCTCGCGCACCCGCAAAGCGTCCGGGCTCGAGGCGACGATCACGCCGATGGAGCGCGACTTCCTGTGGTTCAAGCTGCCGCGTCCCGTCGATTGGGGCTCCGAGGCGCAGCTCGTCGTCGAGCGCGACAGGCATCTCGTCATCCTGCCGACCTTCCCCGATCTGCTGCGGGTCGGCTTCAATCTTCCCAAGCGCGGCTTCGAAGAGATCCGGAAGCGCGGCATAGACGCGTTCCGCTCCGACATAGCGGCGCTCGACCCGCGTCTCGCAAAGCTCGTCGCAGCGCATATCCAAGGCTGGCAGGACACCTCCTTCCTCGAGATATTCACGGCGGAGCTGCGCGAATGGGCGCGCGACGGGCTGGTTCTCATCGGAGACTCGTCGCATACGGCGACGCCGATCCTCGGCCAGGGCGTCAATCTCGCCATTCAGGACGCAGTGCTTCTCGCGCCGGCCATCGCCGCGGCGCTGTCGCGCACGGCGAACGACGTCGTCCGCGCCGCCGAGCTCGCCGAATTCGTCGCGAAACGTCGCGCGCATAAATCGATGGTGACGCGCTTCCAGCGCGCGCAGGAGACGAGCCTCGCGGAGAGCTCGCCGCTCGGCACATGGCTTCGCCGCGCGCGGCTGCGGGCGCTCGATCTGTTCCCGCTGAAATATCGTCTGCTCGATCGCGTGCTGAACGCGCCGCACGACATGCCGCGGGAGGCGATTCATGTCGGCGCTGTCTGA
- a CDS encoding alpha/beta hydrolase: protein MSALSEAKQFVGLHARHMGLSDALVCGVLRRVASLDGEGPGGWAREWSSEAEAALGRKDARAASNLYNLARFPCADTPTKARAAQLAAEAFRGWLEAGGAGERREARVGGERVPFLFCAASRANAPLVVLMGGIVSLKEQWGSFLGLGPRLGCAVAIADFPGVGENPIRYARAAAAVFGAIMDASEGACDTGRTLIIAPSFGGHLAILQARGDARLRGIVTVGAPLAHFFTDPDARRGMPEITRAALMSAAGVDASDFERRLTELALTPQEIAEIAIPIAYVASLRDEIIPQAEWREAAALTRNLRVYSFDDVHGAPHHLRQTRLLILAALLRHAGRPRAAGLLERALRWTSRVELYHP, encoded by the coding sequence ATGTCGGCGCTGTCTGAAGCCAAGCAATTCGTCGGCCTGCACGCGCGGCACATGGGCCTGTCGGACGCGCTGGTGTGCGGTGTGCTGCGGCGCGTCGCTTCGCTCGACGGCGAGGGGCCGGGCGGCTGGGCGCGCGAATGGTCGAGCGAAGCGGAGGCCGCGCTCGGCCGCAAGGACGCGCGCGCCGCATCTAATCTCTATAATCTCGCGCGCTTCCCTTGCGCCGACACGCCGACCAAGGCGCGCGCCGCGCAGCTCGCCGCAGAGGCGTTTCGCGGCTGGCTCGAAGCTGGCGGCGCAGGCGAAAGGCGCGAGGCGCGCGTCGGCGGAGAGCGCGTTCCATTCCTGTTTTGCGCCGCATCGCGCGCCAACGCGCCGCTTGTCGTGCTGATGGGCGGGATCGTCTCGCTGAAGGAGCAATGGGGAAGCTTCCTCGGGCTCGGGCCGCGCCTCGGCTGCGCGGTGGCGATCGCCGATTTTCCGGGCGTTGGCGAAAATCCGATTCGCTATGCGCGGGCGGCGGCGGCGGTCTTCGGCGCGATCATGGACGCGAGCGAAGGCGCCTGTGACACGGGCCGCACATTGATCATCGCGCCGAGCTTCGGAGGACATCTGGCGATCCTGCAGGCGCGCGGCGACGCGCGCCTGCGCGGGATAGTCACCGTCGGCGCGCCGCTCGCGCATTTCTTCACAGATCCGGATGCGCGACGCGGGATGCCCGAGATCACGCGCGCGGCGCTCATGAGCGCCGCCGGGGTCGATGCGTCCGATTTCGAGCGAAGGCTGACGGAGCTCGCCTTGACCCCGCAGGAGATCGCCGAGATCGCGATTCCCATCGCCTATGTCGCCAGCCTGCGCGACGAGATCATTCCGCAAGCCGAATGGCGTGAGGCGGCCGCGCTCACGCGCAATCTGCGCGTCTATTCTTTCGACGACGTTCATGGCGCGCCGCATCATCTGCGCCAGACTCGTCTGCTGATTCTGGCCGCGCTGCTGCGCCACGCCGGCCGTCCGCGGGCGGCGGGCCTGCTCGAGCGGGCGCTGCGATGGACGTCTCGCGTCGAGCTCTATCATCCTTAA